AGCTCATCCTTGTAGTCAACCCGGGTCCCGTTCAGGTACAGCAGGCTCTTTGGATCGCAGATCACGGTGATGCCATCGATATCGAACGCCTCGTCGGTATCGCGCTGATGCTCGGTCAGATCGAGGATGTAGCTGAACCCTGAGCATCCCCCACCCTTGACGCCGACGCGCAGACGAACTTTGGCAAGGTCCAGACCCTCGTCCTTGACAATCTTGTGGATAGCTTCAACCGCTGCCTTTGTCAGGACAACGGGAGCAGCAGCGGTTTCGGGTGCGTTGGTGGTACTCATGATGCATCTCCATCCAGTTCATCCGGCAAGCCACCGGCATGGTGCGAATACTCGCATTCTATCGGCACAATCTGTCAGTCCAATCAGGCGTTCGCAGCCGCAGCTTTCTCTGCGCCTTGCTTGTTCTTGTAATCAGCAATTGCCTTCCTGATCGCATCCTCTGCAAGTACAGAGCAGTGGATCTTCACCGGCGGGAGGCTGAGCTCCTGCACGATCTGCGTGTTCTTGATCTCAAGCCCCTCGTCAACAGTCTTGCCCTTGAGCCATTCCGTCGCGAGTGAGCTTGATGCGATCGCCGAGCCACACCCGAAGCACTTGAACTTCGCATCCTCGATCTTGCCGGTCTCGTCGTTGACCTTGATTTGAAGCTGCATCACATCGCCGCACTCGGGCGCGCCGACCAGCCCGACGCCAATGTCCTTGCGCTCTGCGATCTCCTTCTGCGTGCCGAACGTGCCGACGTTGCGCGGATTCTCGTAGTGGTCGATTACCTTTGGTCCATACGCCATCATCTACCTCGATTCAATGCTGCACTCTCGTGCATGATGTCCATTCTTCGAAATCATTCCTAGTGCGCTTGCCACTCGATCTTCGATATATCGATCCCTTCCTGGTGCATGTCGTACAGCGGCGACAACTCACGCAGGCGGGAGACCGCATCAACGATCTCAGCAATCGCATAATCGACTTCTTCTTCCGTGTTCCATCTGCCAAGGCTTATACGCAGCGAAGAGTGTGCCAGTTCATCCCCCACGCCCAGAGCCTTGAGGACGTAGCTGGGCTCGAGTGATGCGCTGGTGCACGCCGACCCACTGGAAACCGCCAGCGGATGCTTCGCAACCGAGCGGGCGAGCGCCATCATCAGTCCCTCACCCTCGACAAATCCGAACGAGATGTTTGTGATGTTCGCAAGACGCTTGTCAGGATGGCCGTTGACCTTCACGACATCGAGCTTCGATGTGAGCTCGTTCTCGATTTTCTGGCGGAGTTTGAACAACCGCTCACGTTCGACATCCATCTCCGCTGCGGCGATCTCACAAGCCTTGCCCAGACCGACAATGCCCGTCGTGTTTAGTGTGCCCGAACGGAAGTTGCGTTCCTGACCGCCACCATCGACCAACGCCTGCAATCGCACGCGCGGCTTGCGTCTGCGAACATACAGCGCACCAACACCCTTCGGGCCGTAGATCTTGTGCCCGCTGAGTGAGAGCAGATCGACGTTATCCTTCTCGACATTCGTGGGCATCTTTCCGACCCACTGCGTCGCGTCGGTGTGAAGGAGCACGCCCCTCTCCTTGCACAGCGCACCGATCTGCGGGATCTCGTTGATCGTACCGATCTCGTTGTTCGCCCACATGATCGAGACAAGGATCGTGTCGTCGCGCATTGCGTTCTTGACGAGTTCCGCAGTGATGAGTCCATCTTCGCCCGGCTCGATATAGGTGACATCAAACCCTTCACGCTGCAGACGCTTGCACGGATCAAGCACAGCCTTGTGCTCGTGCATCGCTGTGATAATCTGTCCGCGCTTGTCGCTGCCCGCGGGCGCTTTGGCGTACATGTACGCAGCACCCTTGATCGCGATGTTGTTCGACTCGGTCGATCCCGATGTGAAGATCACTTCCTTTGGATCGGCGCCGATGACTGTCGCGACCTGCTTGCGCGCATGCTCGATCGCGTCCTCAGCCTCCCAGCCGAATGCGTGATTGCGCGAGCCGGAGTTGCCGAACTTGTCCGTGAAGTACGGGAGCATGGCCTCCACCACGCGCGGATCGCACGGCGTGGTTGCTGCGTGGTCGAGATAGATATGCCTTGATGTGTCTGCGCTCATGAACAAATCTCACTCACCCGCACGATCATCCGTGCGGGACGTTGGTTCTCAGTGGGCTCTCGCTCGGAAGCCTTCCCATTCGGTTTGATGCGACACCATCTCAATCCGTCACACCGAACAAAGTAACAACGAATTGGGTTGCTGCCTATTCAGGATATTGTTGGTCCAGAGTTGGTCAATTGCGACTGATTCTCGCCGCAATCGGCAAGAAACCCGCTCAAGAGGTGGCAGGTTTGCCTGTGTAGACCATGGTAACGCGATTTCCCGTATCGTTATACTCGACCTCGGCCATGTATGCCCGAATGAGCAGCAGCCCGCGCCCGCCGGGGAGTTCCACGTTTTCGGGCGCGGTTGGGTCTGATACATTTGCAGGATCGAATCCCGGTCCCTGATCTTCAACGGTCAGCACAACACGTCCGGGTATAACTTGATACTCAACACGAACCGGCACCGATGGATCGAGTTGCTTGTGCCCATGACGGAAGGCATTTGACACTGTTTCCTCAAACGCGAGCCTGATGGCAAATGTGCTTGAGTCATCAAACCCAGCGCGAGAAATATCTTCCACGAGCTGCTCGCGAGCAGCATCTATCTGCGCACGATCGTTTTCCAGAAGCAGCGTGATACACTCACCGTGCCTCTCAAATCTGCTGTCTTGGCCGGGTGTTTCCGCCATACGACTGTGCAAAACCTCCAAATCCAAGCTGATCGGCGCGTGTTGCAGACGCGAAACACGTGGTCGCGTTTAGCAATCAACGCAGCGTTAGAAACTCGCCCTCGCTTCATCCGCTGACTGGTGAATCTGGAACAGTGTGTGAAGCTGGGTAATGACAAAGACGTCGTAGATCTGCGAATCGATTTCTGCAAGACGCAGTTCGCCTTCCTTCTCCAGAATCTCCGAGCGAATACGGATCAAGGCACCGAGTGCCGCAGACGAGAGATGATCTACATTCTGGAAGTTGATAAGTAGCTTCGGTCTCTCCTGACTGGCAACGATCGACGAGATCTGATCTCGTATCGATTGGATGTTGGCCTCATCAAGGATGTTCCGATCAACGAACGAGACTTCCGTCACATCGTTCGCGTGTGAGATCCGCAGCCGTGACTCTTCTGACGCCATTGCATTCCTCCGAAGACGTAAGCCGAAAAGTGTAGGACGATCGACAGACAAATGCTGAAAAAGAAACGAGGCCCGGAGCAAACCGGGCCTCGTACAGAGAATCATCAATGCTCGATGGTCAATCAGAACCCACCGATCGCATCGCCGAACGTACCGGGTGAGTGGGCAGCCTCCTGCTCAGCCTGAATAAGCACGGTTGGCTTAATCAGGATAAGCAACGTCTGCTCTTCCTTGCTCTGCAGGCGGTTTGTAAAGAAGCGGTTGATGATTGGCATCTTTGAAAGAACCGGCACACCGGATTCCACTTCAAACTCGGTTACGAGACGCTGCCCACCGAGCAGCACGGTGCCCTGATCGGGAACATTCACCGTCGTCTGGACTCGCGTGACTGTCACAGTCGGAAGCTGGATGAACTGCTGCGCAGCTGACGAGTTAATCAACTGACCACCAGCCAGCGCGACAACTGGTTGCTGAGCAAAGCCTTCAATTCGCGACACACCGGTATCAACATTCATCGTGACATAGTTTCTGTCTGCCGACACGGTACCTTCGGCAATCAGCGACACACCCTCGGTTGTCACATCGACGGTCGGATCGAAGCCGACTGCCGACTCGCCAACAACCGATTCGAGATCGGAGATATACGCAACCTGTGTGCCGACAAACACGTTTGCAATCTGACCGTTTGTGAATGTCAGACGCGGCGCTGTCAACTGGGTTGAGCGTCTATCGGCCTGTGTTGCCTTGACCAGGAAGTCAACCGAAACATCGTCGATAAACGATCCAGCAAGACCAAGGGCGGGCGCACCACCAATAATCGCTGAAGCCCAATCTGACGCAGGAGCCAATCCTGATGTCAGACCCAACGAATCCCCAGTGATACCAATGATGGACCACGGCCTTGGGTTGACAACAGCAGACCCCTGCGTTGCACCAATTGTTGCTGGGAAGGTCGGATTTGGTGCCGTCGCAACTCGAACAGGCTGTCCACTCTCAAAGAAGTCACGAGGCTGAATGATCGGGTTCTGTGCACGTGCCGCGCGGAACTGATTGTTGTTTGAGTTCAGGTAAACATCGATATCAAACCCAATCTGCTCAAAGAAGTCCTGGTTCACAAGCAGGAACCGGGTTTCCACGTTTAACTGCACCGCTCGCGATGCGCGAAGCTGGCTGAGTAGATCGCTGATCTGCTGATGGTTGCGCGGCGTGTTTGTGACAATGAGGTTGCGGCCCCACGCACGCATTGTGCCTGTCTGTCCGCCATTGTCGACCCACCCTTCGAAATCCACTTGTTCCTGAATAATGTCCTGGATTTCCTGGATCATGTCCTCAAGCGGACGACGCTCACGATCCTGATTGTTTCCACGATCCTGGAATGGGCTCTGCCCACCACCACCCTGCGATGACTGCAGCGCCTGCTGAAGATCCAGTGTCGGGGCTTGTGTGAAGTCAGGAATCTCAAGCAGAAGATCAGAGATGTCATACACGAAGCGAGCATCGCGCGTACGCAGACGGATATCCTCGTCTGAAGAGAACGACACAACGCCATCAATCACTGCCCAGCCAGCCTTGCTCAGTTCGTCAGGAGAAACCTCCTCTGCAATACGATCGAGCAGTGTTTCGAGCGGAACATTGGTCAGTTGCATAGAGATCGGTGTCTCGGCAGAAATCCCGACATCCGAAAGACGATTCCAACGGGGCGTGATGTTCAGGTCGCTGGTCGAGCGCACAAACTCGATTGCGTCTCCGAGTGTATTGTCGTTGAACTCTACCTCGGGCACTCTGCGCTGGCGCAGCTGGGTCACCACCATCTCGTTTGCTGGCGAATCGCGATACGTCTGTGCACCAACACGGTTTGCCTGGAACGAACGCCACTCAGCGGGATAGCTGACGATGCTCGTTGGAGGAACAGCTGCGACCTGGTTCTCCACAGACAGATGGGCGAACGCCTCTGCCCGCAGCTTGCGCATTTCTGCAACACGCTCGAAGAACACAAGATCCTGATACACCGCGTGCAGAAGCAGTCCGGACGGATCACGAGGATACTTGAACAGCAGCTTATCGACTGTGCTCAGCGCTTCGCGATACTGACCGTTTGCCTGATACTCGCGGGCCTGCTTCACAAGCTCGTCGATTTCCTGAGCGCGGATGCGGGCTTCGCGCTCCTTTGCATCCTTTGCATTTTCTGCCTCAAGACTTTCCTGATCAATACGAATCTTGTCGTCAATCTGCCGCTGCTTCATGTCGATCTTGTTTCCAACGCTGCGAATGATCGCCTGCTTGTCCTCGTACTCGGACTGGGGCAGAATCTGATTGCGATCGATGGAAAGACGCGCTGCATCGAGTGCTGCACGAGCAGCAATCAGGTCGGCTTCTTGGAGTTTGCGATCTGCTGTCGCGATGTTGTTGTCAAACTCAGCACGGATGACCTGACGCTGCAGTTCAATCCCTTGGCCGTGAGCATCCGGATCAACGCTGTCGGGGCCACGCATCTCGATGCTGGAGTTCTGCAAACGCGTTCTGGCCTGCTCGAGTTGTGTTGCGTCAAGCACATCGGAGAAGTTATTCAGCAGTGTGTTATAACGATCGCGAGCACGAGCGAAGTTGTTCGCAATATATGCCTGATCGGCTTCTGCGAGCAGCTCCTGTGCCTGCAACCTGCGGGCCTGAATCTCAATCTGCGTGATGGACGGCTGATTGTTTGCCTGAGGATCGATTGTCACTACGGGCTGATTTGTTGAAGGCTGCGAAGGCGATGTTGCGGGATTATCTGGCTGGTATGTTGCAGGAACAGTCGGGTCTGGCTGTGTTGCAGGACGACTCGGCGGCTCAACATTGTTGTTGGGCGTTGTGTTTGATGGTGTGATTGGTGACACGACGCCGGGTTGTGGCTCATCGGGCTGAGTGAGCAGGCCGAGCGTGCGGGTTGGCTCAAACGCACCGCCATTGACACGCTCAAGCTCGATCAGACGATCAAGGTACGAGGTAAGTGTGTGCTCCTGGCCGCTCGTCAGTGTGATGCCGCTGCGACGGATGCGTGAGAACCCCTGCTTTGCGTCGGCGTACCGGCCCGCGTGGAAATCTCGCTCTGCCTGCGACAGCACGCGCGTCAGCATCGGCTCAAGATCTCCTCGCATCTCACTCACACGTATCATCACAGCTTCAGCCCGCGAGCGATCGGCACGCAGCGCAGTGCTTGTTTCAAGCACACGCGATGCGTGAACCTCTGCGACGGCAAGATCGCCCTGTTGCATCGCGAGTTCTGCACGCTGGAGTGAGACTTCAACCGGTGAGAGTTGGTCTATCTGCTCCTTTGCGATAGTCGCCAGCGAGAGAAGACGATCTGACTGATCAGGTGAAAGCTCGTCACTCGCTGGTCCCAACAGCATCGAACGAACAATGTCGAGTGCGTGGACAGGTTTGCCCTGCTCGAGCAGCTTTGATGCCTGCTCGTGCGCAAGCCCAGCCGTCATAACGGTTGGCTCGGGCAAGCCATCAAATGCGTCGACCGGCATGCCAGCAGCAGCGACAATTGAGCACTGCAAAGCAGCCATTGACATGGCACTTGCGACGAATGTTGTTGAGAGCGGGCCTGATCGCTTGTTGGTGCGAGCCATGCGTATCTCCGGATCATGCACAATGAACGGGGTGACTGTGTGACGTAATGCTGCGACGGGATTGCCGAATAAGGCGGTTGCGATTGGATGACAGCCTGATGACAGAGGGCTTGCCCCGCGAGTCGCAGGGACGAGCGTATGCTCGCAAACCGTGCCGGGCTGACCCGGCACCCAATCAAATGCACCACGAGCAGAGTTCTGCGCATCGCACATCATCTGTGGCACGACACGACATGGTTCTGGTTCGTGGATTGGCAGGCCCGAACAGCCTGCCAACGGATGTACAAAGCCTACGCGCCATGGTCATGGCGTGGAGCCTCCCTGGCTAAACCGACAGTGAGCGTCAATACACCGCAACACCATCGCATAACCAAGTTCATTCAGATAGAACCATCCGAATGAACACACCACCTGCTGGGCATTGTGATACGGCTGCCAGCAGGGGTTGGATCCGCATTTTCACGGATCGGTTTCTCAACTCGCCTCACGAGAAGACCGAACGTCAAGGCTGGCTGCATCCAGTTTGGGCTGTTCTGCCCGAATCTCATCCCTCAAGCCAGCGAACACGCAGCACGCGAGCAGCCTTTGCCTGTTCGATGCTTCGAATCATCGCGGGTTCCCGAAGAACCTTGGCAACCTCCTCGGCAAGCACCCGATCTGCGAGCACCATTGCTCGTTCAGTCAACTCGACATCTTCCGAAGGTTGTTCGGTGGGTTTGCCACGGGTCGGCTTTGGCGCTGTACTTGTCGATGGGGCTGACCGTTGCGGTTGCTTCGAGTTGTTGTCCGGCCACTCGCCCGTTGATTCCAGTGCAAGTTCCTCTGCGCGCATCAGACCATCCGCAAGAAGAAACACCTCGGCGTATCGTGTCTGGGGCGTCGGCTTTTCCATCCGGCATCTGACGAGGCATCGCCAGGCAGTAAACCCGAGATCGTTGCCCTCGTCGTCCACATTTGACTCTGGGTCAACATTCAATGTCAGCAGCCAATGGTCGCGCAGATATTCAACAATTTCCTCGGGTGAGAGTAAATCTGGCCGATCTTCCGGCGCGATCAGCACGCTGGTGTGCTCATGTGTTGACGAATCAACGCTCGCAAGTTCCTCGACGGGCATCAGTTCGAACGCAGCAAGCATGGCTTCAACCTGTTCGCGCAGATGGACCTCAACCCGCAGCGTCAGTATCTTGTGCTCATCAAGAAAGAGGTACATGAACGGGTTTTCGCTCATCACGCCAAACCCGACGAGCCCATCCTCAAGCAGAAATGTCTCAAACCGACGCAGCGCATCGATAACGTGCTCGATGCCGATGAGTTCGTAGGCAAGATACGGATCGACCTCGCGATACGCATCAACGCCAAGAACATCCAGAATCGGAAAGACGCGCCCTGGCGCGAGCGTGAGCAGCAGTCGCAGCAGCGCCCCCAGCCGATTCGCGCTGATGTTGATATCGAACAGGTATCTGTCAGGCCATTCATCCCATTCGTCAGAGTCCGTGTCTGCAGGCTCGAACTCCACCGTGTACCCGGGAGTGGGCACCATTGATTCCAGCGGATACACACCCAGCGGGAACGAGAACCCGTCCACCTGGATCCGCTTGAGCGAACTGTCAACCGCGCATGTCAGCATCCTGCTGCATCTCCCCCTGTACCTTGCAGAGCGTTGGAATATGCTCAGCGTATGGCTGACAACTCCAAAGCGTCATCACAGACCCAACCAGTGCTGCTCGCTGTGGCAGTGGGAAACACCCGCACTGCTGCTGGTGTTTTTATCGGCAATCAACTCGATCGTTCCGAACGATGGGTAAATGCTGAAACACCCAACCCCGCCGACCGACTCGCCGACCTGGTTTCAAGGTCTGGCACACGAGCCGCCGCAGTCGCATCGGTGAATGAACCCGTTGCAAAGACTGTCTGCGATGCGCTTGGCACACTGCTCCCAGCAGACCCGGGCGTATTTCGGATTGGTACCGATCTGCCCATCGAGATACCCCACAATCTGAAGGATGCATCGACAGTCGGGCAGGATCGGCTGCTCTGCGCACTCGGCGCATACTCACGAGCACGTCAGGCGTGCATTGTTGTCGACACCGGTACTGCGGTCACTATCAACTTTGTTGATGGCGAGGGCACATTCCATGGTGGTGCAATCCTGCCGGGACTGGGCATGATGCTGCGATCACTCCACACGAGCACCGCGGCAATCCCAGACATCAGCCCATGCCATGAGCCCGACGCAGCAACACCGTGGGGTAGGGACACGGCCGATGCGATTGCAGTCGGCGTACGTGCTGCCATTGTCGGTGCCGTCCACGAACTCGTCATGAAGTATGCTGAGCATTACGAGGGGTACCCGCAGGTCGTTGCAACCGGTGGCGACGCTGTGCGGTTGTTCTCAAATGACGATGTGGTCGAGCACATCGTGCCCGACCTGCAACTGCTTGGTATCAAAGCGGTGTGCGATGTCGCGCTGGCGGGGGAAGAGGAAGTTTCGTCGTAAATAAGAAAGCCTCACCGACCAGTAAGATCGGTGAGGCGATATGTGATGTATGAGTTTCTACCTCAGCGTCGACGGCGCGTCGCAACCAGACCGAGACCAGCAAACCCGGCGAACGTCGCGGGCGCAGGAACGACTGTAATGTGCCCCGTGTTACCAGACGTACCCGGGAATGTGCCATCAAGACGCACATGGAACCCGAACCGATCGACCTCATTCGCATCAAACGCATCGAAGTTGAACACAAGCGTTGTTGACGCTGTCAATCCGGTGTTGGGATTGGTCTTCCAGCCTGCAATGCCGCCAGCGCTGGCATTGTTCTCGTTCTCGTTCCACACGCTGAATGAAGATGTGGACGTACCGAGCAGGTCGTTGGTATCCGCCAACGCCCAGAATCCGAAGAGATCTGTAATGTTGTATGTGGAGCCGCCCACCGAGAATGTTGGACTCGAACTCACCGAGACCTCGAACGAGGTTGCAGTCAGTTGTGTCACAGACACGCCCGCGATGGCATCAACGGAAAGGAACGAACTGCGGGTCTGCGCAGAGGCAGCGGTCGTTCCACCAAGCAGCGCAACCAGCGCGCTGCACAGCAGTGCATTGCTCGTCTTCATCTATACTCTCCTCAGAACGCTGTCAGGCGTCCGTAGATGCAATATATCACCAGAAAGCGGGATGCCAAAGTAAAAACGCTCTGCAGGTGCACACTCAATACAACCAATGAGCAGAATTATGTTTATTGGACATGTAGTCGTGTGCTATTCGGACCTGCACTAACACACAAGCATCAGTTTGCAGATTCAAACTCATTCAGCTTGTCTGCAGCATCCGCAAATGCAAAGTCCTTCATGGTGATGCCGTTTGCATCATGCGTTGAGAGCGACAATGTAACCTTGTTGTACCTGATGAGAATGTCGGGATGATGCTGGACTCGCTCCGCTTCATCTGCAATCCGGTTGACAAACACCATCGCCTGGACAAAGTCATCGAACGCGTATGTTCGGCGGATCACGCCTGAAATCTCGTCCCAGTCTGCACGCTCATCCAGCGCGGACTGGATTGCCTTGTCATCGAGTTTGTCGAGTGCCTGGGTCATCATGACGGTTCCTCTGCCGTGGCCCCACCCACGGGTGTGTGTTTGCTCAGCAGATCGACCGGATGGCTCCCTCATCGCCAGCCGCCGATATGAAGCGAACACTGTACCCATATTCGCACCAAGTCCAGCCCGGTTTACAAACAATTTCCAAACGAATGCCCGCCAAGGAACACAAAACCCGCCTCGCACCGTCTCCGACGGGGGCACTCCATCTTGGGAATGCGCGAAGTTTTCTGATTAACTGGGCTATTGCCCGGCAGAGACACTGGAACATCATGTTGCGGATTGAGGATCTTGACACTCCGCGGACCAA
Above is a genomic segment from Phycisphaeraceae bacterium containing:
- a CDS encoding iron-sulfur cluster assembly accessory protein; translated protein: MSTTNAPETAAAPVVLTKAAVEAIHKIVKDEGLDLAKVRLRVGVKGGGCSGFSYILDLTEHQRDTDEAFDIDGITVICDPKSLLYLNGTRVDYKDELMAKGFVFENPNATSTCGCGSSFSA
- the iscU gene encoding Fe-S cluster assembly scaffold IscU codes for the protein MAYGPKVIDHYENPRNVGTFGTQKEIAERKDIGVGLVGAPECGDVMQLQIKVNDETGKIEDAKFKCFGCGSAIASSSLATEWLKGKTVDEGLEIKNTQIVQELSLPPVKIHCSVLAEDAIRKAIADYKNKQGAEKAAAANA
- a CDS encoding IscS subfamily cysteine desulfurase; translation: MSADTSRHIYLDHAATTPCDPRVVEAMLPYFTDKFGNSGSRNHAFGWEAEDAIEHARKQVATVIGADPKEVIFTSGSTESNNIAIKGAAYMYAKAPAGSDKRGQIITAMHEHKAVLDPCKRLQREGFDVTYIEPGEDGLITAELVKNAMRDDTILVSIMWANNEIGTINEIPQIGALCKERGVLLHTDATQWVGKMPTNVEKDNVDLLSLSGHKIYGPKGVGALYVRRRKPRVRLQALVDGGGQERNFRSGTLNTTGIVGLGKACEIAAAEMDVERERLFKLRQKIENELTSKLDVVKVNGHPDKRLANITNISFGFVEGEGLMMALARSVAKHPLAVSSGSACTSASLEPSYVLKALGVGDELAHSSLRISLGRWNTEEEVDYAIAEIVDAVSRLRELSPLYDMHQEGIDISKIEWQAH
- a CDS encoding ATP-binding protein; the protein is MAETPGQDSRFERHGECITLLLENDRAQIDAAREQLVEDISRAGFDDSSTFAIRLAFEETVSNAFRHGHKQLDPSVPVRVEYQVIPGRVVLTVEDQGPGFDPANVSDPTAPENVELPGGRGLLLIRAYMAEVEYNDTGNRVTMVYTGKPATS
- a CDS encoding STAS domain-containing protein; translated protein: MASEESRLRISHANDVTEVSFVDRNILDEANIQSIRDQISSIVASQERPKLLINFQNVDHLSSAALGALIRIRSEILEKEGELRLAEIDSQIYDVFVITQLHTLFQIHQSADEARASF
- a CDS encoding type III pantothenate kinase; amino-acid sequence: MADNSKASSQTQPVLLAVAVGNTRTAAGVFIGNQLDRSERWVNAETPNPADRLADLVSRSGTRAAAVASVNEPVAKTVCDALGTLLPADPGVFRIGTDLPIEIPHNLKDASTVGQDRLLCALGAYSRARQACIVVDTGTAVTINFVDGEGTFHGGAILPGLGMMLRSLHTSTAAIPDISPCHEPDAATPWGRDTADAIAVGVRAAIVGAVHELVMKYAEHYEGYPQVVATGGDAVRLFSNDDVVEHIVPDLQLLGIKAVCDVALAGEEEVSS
- a CDS encoding 4a-hydroxytetrahydrobiopterin dehydratase translates to MTQALDKLDDKAIQSALDERADWDEISGVIRRTYAFDDFVQAMVFVNRIADEAERVQHHPDILIRYNKVTLSLSTHDANGITMKDFAFADAADKLNEFESAN